The Treponema phagedenis DNA segment TCTGGATGCCAATACTAATTTCTATCATTCATTAACCGCCTTTTTAGGCTATGATTTACGGGAGCAGACAGAGGTTAAGCAGGTATTACATGAATTATTTGCCCAATGGCAAAGCTTGGGGCATAGCAAGACGGATATAGCCGATATGATGGCTGCCTGTTTTGTAGTAAAAGCCGAAGAGCTTTGTAAAAATCATGTAAAATACCGAAACGAAAATTATTCTTCGCATGACAGAAAACTTGATAAATTATTTACCAGCAAGATAACCGGCTTTCCGATTATGATTGCGGTTTTGCTGATTGCGTTATGGCTGACCATCAGTGGTGCCAACGTACCCTCTGAAATGTTAGCAAATTTACTTTTCGGTTTGGAAGAAAAATTGGCAAATCTTTTACTGCGTATCGGCGCACCGACACTGATTGTTGATGTGCTTGTTCATAACGTTTACAACGTTTTAGCATGGGTAGTATCGGTTATGCTTCCGCCGATGGCGATTTTCTTTCCGCTTTTTACCTTGCTGGAAGATTTCGGGTATCTGCCGCGTGTAGCCTTTAATTTAGACCGATTCTTTAAACGCTGCGATGCCTGCGGCAAACAAGCGCTGACCATGTGTATGGGCTTCGGCTGTAACGCTGCCGGAGTTGTCGGCTGCCGCATTATTGATTCGCCGCGTGAACGGCTCATTGCCATCATAACTAATAACTTTGTTATTTGTAACGGCAGGTTCCCAACGATTTTATCAATTATTGCGATTTTCATGGTGGGCTCCGCGGCGGGCTTAGCGGGCTCTATGATTTCGGCGGGCATTTTAACCTTGGTTGTTATTCTTGGCGTAATAATGACCGTTATATCCTCTAAAATGCTCAGCCGCACCGTGCTGCAAGGCATCCCTTCCTCGTTTACGTTGGAGCTGCCCTCCTATCGAAGACCGCAGGTAGGCAGGGTAATTGTGCGCTCGCTGTTTGACAGAACGCTTAAAGTTTTAGGAAGAGCCATTATTTGCGCTGCTCCGGCGGGATTGATTATTTGGATTTTGAATACAATCACGGTTAATAACCTTTCTCTGCTGATGCACTTTGTAAACTTTTTGCAGCCGATGGGAGCTTTGATGGGACTTGACGGAGTAATTTTAGCCGCATTTATTTTGGGCATTCCGGCAAACGAAATTGTGGTGCCGATTATGATCATGATTTACATGGCAACGGGCAATTTACTTGAGCTTGATAGCATGGAAGAATTCCGCGCTCTATTGCTCTCTCACGGCTGGACTATAAAAACCGCTATCAGCATGATTCTTTTTTCGGCATTGCACTGGCCTTGCGCAACAACCTTATTTACTATTCAAAAAGAATCGCAAAGCACTAAGTGGACGGTGCTCTCCTTTTTATTACCAACGGCTTGCGGAATACTCTTTTGCATTCTGTTTAACCTGATAATGAAACTATTCGGAATGTGATTCTTTTTATTTTGAGCGTGCCCATAGTACAGCATTTTTTGATAACCCTAACAAGGGTTGATATTTTTATATGAACTTTAAAAGATTTTTATAAAAAGAGTCCAAACCTGCGAGTTTTAAAACCCCCTGTT contains these protein-coding regions:
- the feoB gene encoding ferrous iron transport protein B → MLQLLTINKKNESDLVVGLAGNPNVGKSTVFNALTGLNQHTGNWPGKTVVSATGYFEQAGQGYTMVDLPGCYSLMVNSTEEEAARDFICFQHPDAVVVICDATCLERNLNLALQVQELTPHVVVCVNLMDEAAKKKIEIDLQGIEAKFGIPIIGVTARSNKGLEQIHTAVDRAIKSETKPVVRYPSFIEQGIDVLSEKLQSLSTQNLNTRWLAARLLDANTNFYHSLTAFLGYDLREQTEVKQVLHELFAQWQSLGHSKTDIADMMAACFVVKAEELCKNHVKYRNENYSSHDRKLDKLFTSKITGFPIMIAVLLIALWLTISGANVPSEMLANLLFGLEEKLANLLLRIGAPTLIVDVLVHNVYNVLAWVVSVMLPPMAIFFPLFTLLEDFGYLPRVAFNLDRFFKRCDACGKQALTMCMGFGCNAAGVVGCRIIDSPRERLIAIITNNFVICNGRFPTILSIIAIFMVGSAAGLAGSMISAGILTLVVILGVIMTVISSKMLSRTVLQGIPSSFTLELPSYRRPQVGRVIVRSLFDRTLKVLGRAIICAAPAGLIIWILNTITVNNLSLLMHFVNFLQPMGALMGLDGVILAAFILGIPANEIVVPIMIMIYMATGNLLELDSMEEFRALLLSHGWTIKTAISMILFSALHWPCATTLFTIQKESQSTKWTVLSFLLPTACGILFCILFNLIMKLFGM